In a genomic window of Methanosarcina horonobensis HB-1 = JCM 15518:
- the acsC gene encoding acetyl-CoA decarbonylase/synthase complex subunit gamma, whose product MKINSPLEAYKYLPQTNCGECGEATCMAFASKLIDRSGKTSDCPPLVKEKKFAKKLAELDRLLAPEIRQVTIGAGEKAVNIGGDDVLYRHKLTFFNKTKMFFDVADNMEEAALVARVKQIAGYKKFYVGRNLLLDGVAIRAVSNDPVKFAAAVKKVAEVGIPMIFCSFNPAVLKAGLEAAKDKNPLLYAANKDNWKEIGELALEYKVPVVVSAFNDLDALKTLAKTFAEAGIKDIVLDPGTYPTGKGLKDTFTNFLKIRRAGIMGDTEIAYPIMALPFTAWMAGIADPVSASYWETVMASVFTIRYGDIMILHSMEPYATMPEVHLAETIYTDPRSPVAVDSKMYKVGNPTADSPVLFTTNFALTYYTVESDLSSNGIDCWLLAVNTDGIGVEAAVAGGQLTADKVKDAFDKAGFDLKTAVNHNTVITPGLAARLQGDLEDKLGASVKVGPMDSGRLPGWMEKNWPPKK is encoded by the coding sequence ATGAAAATAAACAGCCCATTAGAAGCTTACAAGTACCTGCCACAGACAAACTGTGGAGAATGTGGTGAAGCTACCTGTATGGCTTTTGCCTCCAAGCTGATTGACAGGTCAGGTAAGACGTCAGACTGCCCACCCCTGGTTAAGGAAAAGAAGTTTGCAAAGAAACTTGCAGAACTTGACAGGCTTCTTGCTCCGGAAATTCGCCAGGTAACCATCGGAGCAGGCGAAAAAGCAGTCAATATTGGTGGGGACGATGTCCTGTATCGCCACAAGCTCACATTCTTCAACAAGACAAAGATGTTCTTTGATGTGGCAGACAACATGGAAGAAGCTGCCCTTGTTGCCAGAGTCAAGCAGATAGCTGGCTACAAGAAGTTCTATGTCGGACGCAACCTCCTCCTCGACGGTGTGGCAATCCGAGCCGTTTCCAATGACCCGGTAAAGTTTGCAGCAGCTGTCAAGAAGGTTGCAGAAGTCGGTATACCCATGATCTTCTGTTCCTTCAACCCGGCAGTCCTTAAGGCAGGCCTGGAAGCAGCAAAGGATAAGAACCCACTGCTCTATGCCGCAAACAAGGACAACTGGAAAGAAATTGGAGAACTTGCCCTTGAGTACAAGGTGCCTGTTGTTGTTTCAGCTTTCAATGACCTTGATGCCCTCAAGACCCTTGCAAAGACCTTTGCAGAGGCAGGAATTAAGGACATTGTCCTTGACCCGGGAACTTACCCGACAGGCAAGGGCCTGAAGGACACCTTCACAAACTTCCTCAAGATCAGGAGAGCAGGCATTATGGGCGACACCGAGATCGCATACCCGATCATGGCGCTCCCGTTCACTGCCTGGATGGCCGGAATTGCAGACCCTGTAAGTGCCTCCTACTGGGAAACCGTGATGGCTTCAGTCTTTACCATCAGGTACGGCGACATAATGATCCTGCACAGCATGGAGCCCTATGCCACAATGCCCGAAGTGCACCTGGCCGAGACCATCTATACCGACCCGAGGTCTCCTGTTGCTGTGGACTCGAAGATGTACAAGGTAGGAAACCCAACTGCGGACTCACCGGTACTCTTTACAACAAACTTCGCCCTGACCTACTATACAGTAGAGAGCGACCTGTCCTCAAACGGAATAGACTGCTGGCTGCTTGCAGTTAACACCGACGGTATCGGTGTGGAAGCTGCAGTTGCCGGTGGACAGCTGACCGCGGACAAAGTAAAGGATGCATTTGACAAGGCAGGTTTCGACCTCAAGACGGCTGTAAACCACAACACCGTTATCACTCCGGGTCTGGCAGCTCGCCTCCAGGGTGACCTCGAGGACAAGCTCGGGGCAAGCGTCAAAGTAGGCCCAATGGACTCAGGAAGACTCCCAGGCTGGATGGAAAAGAACTGGCCTCCAAAGAAATAA
- a CDS encoding ATP-grasp domain-containing protein, with product MESLHWHTPKFRRKNEKSRKRGKMQNILVIGFDTRNIVCSASRAGYTVCSIDAFRDLDLQECAYASALLECRTSGELRQLDPNWIIAQMKAFGLGFDAIVTGSGMETLNMHSFPCPVLASSPEAAQEASNKSHLAKRLEALGIPHPCCYSPDELDTIEYPVILKPATGGGGIFNRVAKNRQEMLAVLEELSRMDQGFTEKEILVQQFLEGKPASVSLLSTKDESLAVAVNEQLIGTSWLSKLPFAYCGNITPFRTEYAKEMETLAEELVLELGLLGSNGVDFLVTEKGPVVLEVNPRFQGSLDTVEKAMGINLFEAHVGCFRGELPEKPEAKLFAVRGVLYSDRELFIDRKLMEFILREKSADIPSQGTVIEPDWPLTSLFAFASTRDEAVRSLEGGAERIKTFIADQTKEERESLSPAGEA from the coding sequence ATGGAATCTTTGCACTGGCACACTCCGAAGTTCCGCAGGAAAAATGAAAAATCCAGAAAAAGAGGAAAAATGCAAAATATCCTTGTAATTGGGTTTGACACTCGAAACATTGTCTGCTCTGCAAGCAGGGCAGGTTATACTGTCTGCTCTATAGATGCTTTTCGCGATCTTGACCTGCAGGAATGTGCATATGCATCAGCTCTTCTTGAGTGCAGGACTTCAGGAGAACTCCGTCAGCTTGACCCTAACTGGATAATAGCTCAGATGAAAGCCTTCGGGCTTGGCTTTGACGCCATCGTAACCGGCTCTGGAATGGAGACGCTGAATATGCACAGTTTCCCCTGCCCGGTACTTGCCAGCAGCCCTGAAGCAGCACAGGAAGCTTCAAACAAATCACACCTTGCAAAAAGGCTTGAAGCTCTGGGGATACCACACCCTTGCTGTTATTCTCCTGATGAGCTTGACACAATCGAATACCCTGTAATTCTCAAACCTGCTACAGGAGGAGGAGGAATATTTAACAGGGTTGCAAAGAACAGGCAGGAAATGCTGGCAGTTTTAGAAGAGTTATCCAGGATGGATCAGGGGTTCACAGAAAAAGAAATCTTGGTTCAGCAGTTTCTGGAAGGAAAACCTGCAAGCGTCTCTTTGCTTTCTACAAAAGACGAATCTCTGGCAGTTGCCGTAAATGAACAGCTGATAGGGACATCCTGGCTCTCGAAGCTGCCATTTGCCTACTGCGGAAACATAACTCCTTTCAGAACAGAGTACGCGAAGGAAATGGAAACTCTTGCAGAAGAACTGGTGCTTGAACTCGGACTTCTTGGTTCAAATGGGGTTGACTTTCTGGTGACTGAAAAAGGACCTGTAGTACTTGAAGTAAACCCGAGATTCCAGGGAAGTCTGGATACTGTTGAGAAGGCAATGGGAATTAATCTCTTTGAAGCCCATGTCGGCTGCTTTAGAGGGGAACTTCCGGAAAAACCAGAAGCAAAACTATTTGCCGTTAGAGGAGTTCTTTACTCGGATCGAGAACTTTTTATAGACAGAAAACTCATGGAATTCATTCTTAGGGAAAAAAGCGCGGATATTCCGTCCCAGGGAACTGTTATCGAGCCCGACTGGCCTTTAACTTCGCTGTTTGCATTCGCCTCAACAAGAGATGAGGCAGTCCGATCTCTCGAAGGAGGGGCAGAGAGGATAAAGACATTTATTGCAGATCAAACGAAAGAAGAAAGAGAATCCCTGAGCCCTGCAGGAGAAGCATAA
- a CDS encoding transcription factor — protein MVDLNDKVIRGYLRSLVGDDGLKMIEQMPEGNVTDEEIANKTGVLLNTVRRTLFILYENKFAIVVRERDSNSGWLTYLWHLDFTDIEHQLMREKKKLLRNLKTRLDFEENNVFYVCPQGCVRLLFDEATETEFLCPMCGEDLVFYDNSQFVGALKKRVEALSSV, from the coding sequence TTGGTCGATTTGAATGACAAGGTAATTAGAGGATACCTCAGGAGCCTTGTAGGGGATGATGGGCTTAAAATGATAGAACAGATGCCCGAAGGCAATGTCACGGATGAAGAAATTGCTAATAAGACCGGAGTTCTGCTGAATACCGTGAGAAGAACTCTTTTTATACTTTATGAAAATAAATTTGCAATAGTTGTAAGGGAAAGAGATTCTAACAGCGGATGGCTGACTTATCTCTGGCATCTGGACTTCACCGATATAGAGCATCAGCTTATGAGAGAAAAGAAAAAACTGCTGAGGAATCTGAAGACTCGTCTTGATTTCGAAGAAAATAATGTGTTTTACGTTTGCCCGCAGGGTTGTGTTCGCCTTCTTTTTGACGAAGCAACGGAAACAGAATTTCTCTGCCCAATGTGCGGGGAAGACCTGGTCTTCTACGATAACTCCCAGTTTGTGGGAGCCCTGAAAAAGCGTGTAGAAGCTTTGAGTTCCGTATAA
- the ftsZ gene encoding cell division protein FtsZ: protein MQSIVQEAMKFSEKEKEYRKTSSSDEEFEEFGQPRIMIVGCGGAGNNTVNRLYNIGIEGAETVCINTDKQHLDNVRADKKILVGKTLTRGLGAGGYPETGKKAAELARGTLEEVLKDVDLVFVTAGLGGGTGTGVAPVVAEVAKEQGAIVVGMVSSPFRVERARIFKAEEGLEDLRRAADTVIVLDNNRLLNYVPNLPIDQAFSVMDQLIAETVKGITETITVPSLINLDYADIRTIMSCGGVAVMLVGESKSQDKSTEVVRTALNHPLLDVDYKGATGSLVHVTGGPDLSLKEAEEIASMLTYELSSSANVIWGARIREDYEGKVRVMAIMTGVQSAQILGPQAGAGILESRAEADPIQEKRFGRASLAARKGETAGPLRKKHEESIIDFIN from the coding sequence TTGCAATCTATAGTACAGGAAGCAATGAAATTTAGCGAAAAAGAGAAGGAATACCGAAAAACCTCCTCCTCTGATGAAGAATTTGAAGAATTCGGACAGCCGAGAATTATGATTGTAGGGTGTGGGGGCGCAGGAAACAATACCGTAAACCGTCTCTACAACATAGGGATTGAAGGTGCAGAAACAGTCTGCATCAACACGGACAAGCAGCATCTTGATAATGTAAGGGCTGACAAGAAAATCCTTGTAGGAAAAACTCTTACAAGAGGCCTGGGAGCAGGTGGCTATCCTGAAACAGGAAAGAAAGCCGCAGAGCTTGCAAGAGGCACTCTTGAGGAAGTTTTAAAGGATGTTGACCTTGTTTTCGTTACAGCAGGCCTTGGAGGAGGCACTGGAACAGGAGTTGCACCGGTAGTTGCCGAAGTCGCAAAAGAACAGGGAGCAATCGTTGTAGGAATGGTTTCAAGCCCCTTCAGGGTCGAAAGAGCCCGCATATTCAAGGCCGAAGAAGGACTTGAAGACCTGCGCAGAGCAGCAGATACTGTAATCGTCCTGGACAATAACAGGCTGCTCAATTACGTACCCAACCTTCCGATTGACCAGGCTTTCTCAGTAATGGACCAGTTAATTGCAGAAACAGTTAAGGGAATTACTGAAACTATTACAGTACCCTCTCTGATCAATCTTGACTATGCAGACATCAGGACAATCATGAGCTGTGGCGGAGTTGCCGTAATGCTTGTAGGGGAATCCAAGAGCCAGGACAAGAGCACTGAAGTCGTGCGGACTGCCCTGAACCACCCCCTGCTTGACGTTGATTATAAAGGTGCAACCGGAAGCCTTGTCCATGTAACAGGCGGGCCCGACCTGAGCCTGAAGGAAGCTGAGGAAATTGCCTCCATGCTGACCTATGAACTTTCCTCGAGTGCCAATGTAATATGGGGCGCAAGAATAAGGGAAGACTACGAAGGCAAGGTCCGGGTAATGGCAATAATGACAGGTGTTCAGTCTGCCCAGATCCTGGGCCCTCAGGCAGGAGCTGGAATCCTGGAGTCCAGAGCCGAAGCTGATCCTATCCAGGAAAAGAGATTCGGAAGAGCATCACTTGCAGCCAGAAAAGGAGAGACTGCAGGACCTCTCAGAAAAAAACACGAAGAATCGATTATTGATTTCATAAATTAA
- a CDS encoding dolichyl-phosphate beta-glucosyltransferase, with translation MITQVSLILPAYNEVARIEKTVNQTAETLKDITSSFEIIIAEDGSSDGTDRVADNLAMEHSYVSHLHSDSRQGRGMALNRALKYASGDVLCYIDVDLATDMSHLKELIESISLEGYDFATGSRMMPQSNVKRPLKRDIASKGYNFLVRIFLHSKLYDHQCGFKAFKKAPLFELIDTVQDKHWFWDTELMVLAQSWGFKIKEFPVVWRHGGATKVNLKKDILGMGSQIFRLRRSLEKQSKKKAVKSCEGCFEQN, from the coding sequence ATTATTACACAGGTTTCATTAATATTACCGGCATATAACGAAGTAGCAAGAATAGAAAAAACGGTAAACCAAACTGCAGAAACTCTTAAGGATATTACTTCTTCGTTTGAAATTATCATAGCAGAAGATGGAAGCAGTGATGGGACAGATAGAGTAGCTGATAATCTTGCTATGGAGCACAGCTATGTGAGCCATCTTCACTCGGATTCACGACAGGGACGCGGCATGGCCTTGAATAGAGCTTTAAAGTATGCATCTGGGGATGTCCTCTGTTATATTGATGTGGATCTTGCAACTGATATGAGCCACCTGAAGGAACTTATAGAGTCAATATCATTAGAAGGATATGATTTTGCAACAGGTTCCAGAATGATGCCTCAGAGCAATGTCAAAAGGCCCTTAAAAAGAGATATAGCCAGTAAGGGATACAATTTCCTGGTACGTATTTTTTTGCACTCAAAGCTGTATGATCACCAGTGTGGATTTAAGGCTTTTAAAAAAGCCCCTTTGTTTGAACTGATTGATACAGTTCAGGATAAGCACTGGTTCTGGGATACCGAACTCATGGTTCTTGCACAATCTTGGGGATTTAAAATTAAAGAATTCCCCGTAGTCTGGAGGCATGGAGGAGCAACTAAAGTAAACCTGAAAAAAGACATTTTAGGGATGGGCTCCCAGATTTTCCGTTTAAGGCGAAGTTTGGAAAAACAGTCAAAGAAAAAAGCAGTTAAATCCTGCGAGGGATGCTTTGAGCAAAATTAA
- a CDS encoding DMT family transporter, with protein sequence MITSSTFYLILVIAFTGISQILLKMGAKQSSQKKLISAYINPCTFTAYFLYIVVTIFTVYALKEIPLKLFYTTTSLKFVLVLILSKLVLCEKIDINKIIAIGLIVSGVIIFNI encoded by the coding sequence GTGATTACTTCTTCTACATTTTATTTGATACTGGTAATCGCATTCACAGGTATCAGTCAGATCCTTTTGAAGATGGGAGCAAAACAGTCTTCTCAAAAAAAACTTATTTCAGCGTATATAAATCCCTGTACATTTACTGCATATTTTTTGTATATAGTGGTGACTATTTTTACAGTATATGCACTTAAGGAAATTCCATTAAAATTATTTTATACGACTACCTCTTTAAAATTCGTTCTGGTACTTATCCTTTCGAAATTGGTGCTCTGTGAGAAAATAGACATTAATAAAATAATTGCCATAGGGCTTATTGTATCTGGTGTGATAATATTCAATATATAA
- a CDS encoding HAD family hydrolase, whose protein sequence is MLKALIFDMDGVLVDSMPFHAAAWKKAFLDMGMKIQDEDIYAIEGSNPRNGLPLLIRKARKEPDDFDFETITTIYRQEFKRIFELKAFDGMKECLELLKSRYLLSVVSGSDHFIVHGILDQLFPGIFDAVVTGDDVLNSKPHPDPFLKAVELLNVGKKECIVIENATLGVEAAKKADIYCIGVPTYVKPSELNKADLVVGDHKKLMEHLLSLETLFSPELVLRRR, encoded by the coding sequence GTGTTAAAAGCATTAATTTTTGATATGGATGGGGTTTTAGTAGATTCCATGCCTTTTCATGCAGCAGCCTGGAAGAAGGCTTTCCTTGATATGGGTATGAAAATTCAGGATGAGGATATCTATGCAATCGAGGGTTCAAATCCCAGAAACGGTCTTCCCCTGCTGATCAGAAAAGCCAGAAAAGAGCCGGATGATTTTGACTTTGAAACGATCACGACAATTTACAGGCAAGAGTTTAAACGAATTTTCGAACTGAAGGCTTTCGATGGAATGAAAGAGTGCCTTGAACTTCTTAAATCACGTTATCTGCTTTCAGTAGTCTCAGGTTCTGATCACTTTATCGTTCACGGGATTCTTGACCAGCTTTTTCCCGGGATATTTGATGCTGTTGTCACAGGAGACGATGTTCTGAACTCAAAGCCCCATCCGGATCCTTTTCTTAAAGCGGTTGAACTTCTTAATGTCGGAAAAAAAGAGTGTATTGTGATCGAAAATGCCACTCTGGGTGTAGAAGCTGCAAAAAAAGCTGACATTTACTGCATAGGCGTCCCCACATACGTAAAACCTTCAGAGCTTAATAAAGCGGATCTTGTGGTGGGAGATCATAAAAAATTGATGGAACATCTCCTTAGCCTTGAGACTTTATTCAGCCCTGAACTTGTTCTCAGGCGCAGGTGA
- the psmB gene encoding archaeal proteasome endopeptidase complex subunit beta, which translates to MDNDKYLKGTTTVGVVCTDGIVLASEQRATMGHFIASKTAKKVYQIDDLVGMTTAGSVGDAQQLVRLVSVESQLYKMRRNESMTIKGIATLMSNFLNANRYYPMMVQLLIGGVDKNGPAIYSLDPLGGSIEETRISATGSGSPMAYGVLEDQYKEDMAVKEGLDLAIRAIHNATKRDSASGENIDVVVITKEAFKRLDPEEVKSRRASLN; encoded by the coding sequence ATGGATAATGACAAATATTTAAAGGGCACAACTACCGTAGGAGTAGTTTGTACCGACGGAATTGTGCTCGCAAGTGAACAGCGAGCCACAATGGGGCATTTCATCGCAAGCAAAACTGCAAAGAAAGTTTACCAGATCGATGACCTGGTAGGGATGACCACTGCCGGTTCGGTAGGGGATGCCCAGCAGCTTGTGCGATTGGTAAGTGTGGAGTCACAGCTCTACAAAATGCGCAGGAACGAATCCATGACAATCAAAGGAATTGCCACTTTGATGTCGAACTTCTTAAATGCTAACCGCTATTATCCCATGATGGTTCAGCTCCTTATAGGAGGGGTCGACAAAAACGGACCCGCAATATACTCGCTGGATCCGCTGGGAGGAAGTATTGAAGAGACAAGGATTTCGGCAACCGGTTCAGGTTCTCCCATGGCTTACGGAGTACTGGAAGACCAGTACAAAGAGGATATGGCTGTAAAAGAAGGTCTTGACCTTGCGATCCGGGCGATCCACAATGCAACGAAAAGAGACTCAGCTTCCGGAGAAAATATCGATGTAGTCGTAATTACAAAGGAGGCATTCAAAAGGTTGGATCCTGAAGAAGTAAAATCCAGAAGGGCTTCATTAAACTAA
- a CDS encoding TIGR00295 family protein, producing the protein MTTRAEAIKLLEESGCTPNVIEHCKEVASLAVEIAEKIKAAGRDVDLELVEAGALLHDSGRCRTHEIAHAVEGFRLATGKGIEPEVAEIIKRHIGAGISKEEAKELGLPEDDYFPRRLEEKIVAHADNLVKGTNRITIQERLELMRKKNVSEHVIQRVKKLAEEVERLSS; encoded by the coding sequence TTGACCACACGAGCCGAAGCAATAAAGTTGCTTGAAGAATCTGGCTGTACCCCGAATGTAATCGAGCACTGTAAAGAGGTTGCCTCACTGGCAGTAGAGATTGCAGAAAAAATAAAAGCAGCAGGACGGGATGTGGATCTGGAGCTTGTAGAAGCAGGGGCTCTTTTGCATGATTCTGGAAGGTGCAGGACACATGAGATTGCTCATGCAGTTGAAGGGTTCAGGCTGGCTACAGGCAAAGGAATCGAACCTGAAGTTGCCGAAATAATAAAAAGGCACATCGGAGCCGGGATCTCAAAAGAAGAAGCAAAAGAATTAGGACTTCCTGAAGACGATTATTTCCCCAGGCGTCTGGAGGAAAAGATCGTTGCGCATGCAGACAACCTTGTAAAAGGAACAAACAGAATAACGATACAGGAAAGATTAGAGCTCATGCGTAAAAAAAATGTATCTGAACATGTAATTCAGAGGGTAAAGAAACTGGCTGAAGAAGTAGAAAGGCTTTCAAGCTAA
- a CDS encoding beta-CASP ribonuclease aCPSF1 translates to MPIEDVLLDLKHKIEKNLPAGVTITDVEFEGPQLVLYTEEPRKFADDGNIIRNLAKELRTRIAMRPDPRVLATPEDSISIIEEVVPKESVISSYYFDPDSGEVIIEAEKPGLVIGKHGATLREITKQIGWIPKVVRTPPIKSRTVKNIREFMRNNLKERKEILKTVGRKIHRECTSKDQWVRVTALGGCKEVGRSCFLLSTPESRILIDCGVNVGSDENMTPFLYVPEVFPLNQIDAVIVTHAHLDHQGLVPLLFKYGYEGPVYCTPPTRDLMVLLQLDYIDVAAKEGKKIPYESGMVAKTLKHTIPLDYEEVTDIAPDIKLTFHNAGHILGSAISHFHIGDGLHNVVFTGDYKYEKTRLFDPAVNKFPRVETVISEATYGNSNAFQPALKDAEKHLQMVVKNTIERGGIALIPAFAVGRSQEVMIVLEESIRKGLIPEVPVYLDGMIWEATAIHATHPEYLNNDLRKLIFQKGQNPFLSECFKPVDSHEARQKIIQNPHPCVILSTSGMMNGGPVMDYFRAFAEDPRNTLVFVGYQADGTVGRRIQKGWKEIPMTGKNGSTEMLKMNIEVQVVDGFSGHSDRRQLMEYVKRMQPRPERVFTEHGDEKACVDLASSVYKKLKIETRALTNLETVRLL, encoded by the coding sequence ATGCCTATAGAAGACGTGCTATTAGACCTCAAACACAAAATTGAGAAAAATCTACCTGCAGGAGTAACCATTACCGACGTCGAATTCGAAGGCCCTCAGCTTGTCCTGTACACAGAAGAGCCCAGAAAATTCGCAGACGACGGGAATATAATCCGCAACCTGGCAAAAGAACTCAGAACGCGGATAGCCATGCGTCCTGACCCCAGGGTGCTTGCAACTCCTGAGGACTCTATTTCTATAATTGAAGAAGTTGTTCCAAAAGAATCCGTAATCTCGAGCTATTATTTTGACCCCGATTCCGGGGAAGTAATCATCGAAGCCGAAAAGCCCGGGCTTGTAATAGGAAAACATGGCGCAACCCTTAGAGAGATTACGAAGCAGATCGGCTGGATTCCCAAAGTTGTCAGGACTCCTCCTATTAAGTCCCGTACAGTGAAAAACATCAGGGAGTTCATGAGGAACAACCTCAAAGAAAGAAAGGAAATCTTGAAGACAGTGGGGAGGAAAATTCACAGGGAGTGTACCTCAAAAGACCAGTGGGTAAGGGTTACAGCCCTCGGGGGATGTAAAGAAGTAGGTAGAAGCTGCTTTTTGCTTTCTACTCCTGAGTCCAGAATCCTGATTGACTGCGGAGTTAATGTGGGTTCTGATGAAAATATGACGCCTTTTCTTTATGTTCCTGAAGTTTTCCCGTTAAACCAGATAGACGCCGTGATAGTAACTCATGCTCATCTTGACCACCAGGGACTCGTTCCCCTGCTCTTTAAGTACGGGTACGAAGGGCCTGTCTACTGTACGCCTCCCACAAGGGACCTCATGGTGCTGCTCCAGCTCGATTACATCGATGTGGCAGCTAAAGAAGGGAAGAAGATTCCCTACGAATCAGGGATGGTAGCAAAGACCCTCAAACACACCATACCTTTGGACTACGAAGAAGTAACAGACATCGCCCCTGACATAAAATTGACTTTCCACAATGCAGGTCATATCCTGGGCTCGGCAATTTCCCACTTCCATATAGGAGACGGACTACATAATGTGGTCTTTACAGGAGATTACAAGTATGAGAAAACCAGGCTTTTTGACCCTGCGGTCAATAAGTTCCCAAGGGTTGAAACGGTTATCAGTGAGGCTACTTATGGAAATTCCAATGCCTTCCAGCCTGCACTCAAGGATGCAGAAAAGCATCTGCAGATGGTCGTAAAGAATACCATTGAGCGCGGAGGAATCGCACTTATCCCTGCTTTTGCGGTGGGCAGAAGCCAGGAAGTTATGATTGTGCTCGAAGAGTCCATAAGGAAAGGGCTTATCCCTGAAGTTCCGGTCTACCTTGATGGAATGATCTGGGAGGCAACTGCAATCCATGCAACCCATCCCGAGTACCTTAATAACGATTTAAGGAAACTGATCTTCCAGAAAGGACAGAATCCCTTCCTGTCCGAATGCTTCAAACCCGTTGACTCTCATGAAGCACGCCAGAAGATTATCCAGAACCCTCACCCCTGTGTAATTCTTTCAACCTCGGGTATGATGAATGGAGGACCTGTTATGGACTATTTCAGGGCCTTTGCCGAAGACCCGCGTAATACCCTCGTATTCGTAGGTTACCAGGCTGACGGGACAGTAGGGCGCAGGATCCAGAAGGGATGGAAAGAAATCCCAATGACAGGAAAGAACGGAAGCACCGAAATGCTGAAAATGAACATAGAAGTGCAGGTTGTAGACGGCTTCTCAGGCCACTCGGACAGGAGGCAGCTTATGGAGTACGTTAAAAGAATGCAGCCCCGTCCGGAAAGAGTATTCACCGAACACGGAGACGAAAAAGCCTGTGTGGACCTTGCAAGTTCCGTATATAAGAAACTGAAGATAGAGACCCGCGCTCTCACAAACCTCGAAACAGTAAGACTGCTGTGA
- a CDS encoding 60S ribosomal export protein NMD3 — protein sequence MNFITCPKCGTECDKLFDSICRDCFFESFRLIELPLVLHVRICSSCGAYFHRSRWEDAGNLEEVVLKAVENTLFIHSEAGDVELYLEPKEITPYIYRVKAEVDAVVKDEPVHAEAETEVRVQRTACDMCSRESGGYFEAIIQVRAAGRFPTEEEKRRCTLIAREAMNSMKKKGDRLAFISDYQEQKEGVDLYMGSMNASRQVCRMIISELGGSFSESPTLVGMKDGKNLYRITFAMRLPEFRPGDVIKFRGRIIQIRSSGKKVHGISLEDGSRFISTPEELKGAEKIANIGDAVLTVLVSIEGNAILVLDPETYETVAIKKPMFFNAEAGSEIPVLKTEYGIFALAHSEVPQEK from the coding sequence ATGAATTTCATTACATGCCCCAAATGTGGCACAGAATGCGACAAACTATTTGATTCCATTTGCAGGGACTGTTTCTTTGAAAGCTTCAGACTAATCGAGCTACCCCTTGTACTCCATGTAAGGATCTGTTCCAGCTGCGGAGCATATTTCCACAGGAGCCGCTGGGAAGATGCAGGCAATCTGGAAGAAGTGGTGCTGAAAGCCGTAGAAAACACCCTTTTTATCCACAGTGAAGCCGGAGATGTAGAACTCTACCTGGAACCGAAGGAAATTACACCTTACATATACAGGGTGAAAGCTGAAGTAGATGCGGTTGTAAAAGACGAGCCAGTCCATGCAGAAGCTGAAACCGAAGTAAGGGTTCAGCGGACAGCCTGCGATATGTGCAGCCGTGAGTCCGGAGGATATTTTGAAGCAATCATCCAGGTAAGGGCAGCAGGCAGGTTCCCTACTGAAGAAGAAAAAAGGCGCTGTACTTTAATAGCCAGGGAAGCCATGAATAGCATGAAGAAAAAAGGTGACCGCCTTGCATTTATAAGTGACTACCAGGAGCAAAAAGAAGGCGTTGATCTTTACATGGGCTCAATGAATGCCAGCAGGCAGGTCTGCCGCATGATCATCTCTGAGCTGGGAGGCAGTTTTTCCGAATCCCCAACTCTTGTTGGCATGAAAGATGGGAAAAATCTGTACAGAATTACTTTTGCCATGCGCCTTCCAGAGTTCAGACCAGGGGACGTAATAAAGTTTAGAGGGAGAATTATCCAGATACGAAGTTCAGGCAAGAAGGTCCACGGGATAAGCCTTGAAGACGGCTCTCGATTTATCTCAACTCCTGAAGAACTTAAAGGTGCAGAGAAAATTGCAAACATTGGGGATGCAGTCCTTACAGTTCTGGTCTCAATTGAAGGGAATGCAATTCTTGTGCTTGATCCTGAAACCTATGAAACTGTTGCAATAAAAAAACCAATGTTCTTCAACGCAGAGGCAGGCAGCGAAATCCCCGTTCTGAAAACAGAGTATGGAATCTTTGCACTGGCACACTCCGAAGTTCCGCAGGAAAAATGA